In the genome of Gordonia rubripertincta, one region contains:
- a CDS encoding MCE family protein: MSVLRRRLLGLVFFLVVALFLTATITKFNKTFQDFTDVTLMTDSTGNALPANADVKARGMVVGEVREVKPAPDGSVEVILGLDPNKAKELSDKTTARILPKTLFGERYVALQVPEDNTGPTLTNGATIETDRSGNALEVQELFDKLLPVLDAIPPQDLNATLTALSKALSGRGEQLGTTLEELDQIFVEVNKNLPDLEGTLEGLATFSQTYSQALPDVVDALDSFRTTSNTIVERQADLRTLIATLGVASDDLTGWLRQNRTDLIDLAVDSEELLVGLAKQSPTFVCTFRNFVGLIPESRRIVGEGTKNPGVRVNLQFINPRGRYLPNQDEPRFMDLDPPAVCYEPPTDGRPFPQYPGGSLADGSYQPPSRNAGPRNVQKLPQPQFSGVPAGTASVRSNPFDDPDYRKQLQVIYGATSGRSPESVPTWVTMIAGGSLQGAQVEIK, translated from the coding sequence GTGTCGGTCCTGCGTAGAAGGCTGCTCGGCCTGGTCTTCTTTCTCGTGGTCGCACTGTTCCTCACCGCGACCATCACCAAGTTCAACAAGACGTTCCAGGACTTCACCGACGTCACCCTGATGACCGACTCCACCGGCAACGCGCTGCCCGCGAACGCCGACGTGAAGGCGCGCGGCATGGTCGTCGGCGAGGTCCGTGAGGTGAAGCCGGCGCCCGACGGGTCGGTCGAGGTCATCCTCGGCCTCGACCCGAACAAGGCGAAGGAACTGTCGGACAAGACCACCGCGCGGATCCTGCCGAAGACGCTCTTCGGCGAGCGGTACGTGGCGCTGCAGGTCCCCGAGGACAACACCGGACCGACGCTGACCAACGGCGCGACCATCGAGACCGATCGCAGCGGCAACGCACTCGAGGTCCAGGAGTTGTTCGACAAGCTGCTTCCGGTCCTCGACGCCATCCCGCCGCAGGATCTCAACGCCACGCTGACCGCGCTGTCGAAGGCGTTGTCGGGCCGCGGTGAGCAGCTCGGCACGACGCTCGAAGAGCTCGACCAGATCTTCGTCGAGGTCAACAAGAACCTGCCCGACCTCGAGGGCACCCTCGAGGGCCTGGCGACCTTCTCGCAGACCTACTCGCAGGCGCTGCCCGACGTCGTCGACGCGCTGGACTCGTTCCGGACGACGTCGAACACCATCGTCGAACGGCAGGCAGATCTGCGGACGCTCATCGCGACCCTCGGTGTGGCATCCGACGACCTCACCGGCTGGCTGCGCCAGAACCGCACCGACCTGATCGACCTCGCTGTCGACTCGGAAGAGTTGCTCGTCGGACTCGCGAAGCAGTCGCCGACCTTCGTCTGCACGTTCCGCAACTTCGTGGGTCTGATCCCCGAGTCACGCAGAATCGTGGGCGAGGGCACCAAGAACCCGGGTGTGCGGGTGAACCTGCAGTTCATCAATCCTCGTGGCCGCTATCTACCGAACCAGGACGAACCCCGCTTCATGGATCTCGACCCACCCGCCGTCTGCTACGAGCCCCCCACCGACGGTCGCCCGTTCCCGCAGTATCCGGGTGGCAGTCTCGCCGACGGCAGCTACCAGCCGCCGTCACGCAACGCCGGTCCGCGCAACGTTCAGAAGCTGCCGCAGCCGCAGTTCAGCGGCGTGCCTGCCGGTACCGCATCGGTCCGGTCCAACCCGTTCGACGATCCGGACTACCGCAAGCAGCTGCAGGTCATCTACGGCGCCACGAGCGGCCGTTCGCCGGAGTCGGTGCCGACCTGGGTGACCATGATCGCCGGCGGTTCCCTCCAGGGAGCGCAGGTCGAGATCAAATGA
- a CDS encoding MCE family protein, giving the protein MRSIIAPLVKLIIFAVVTVVTTSLLAITIANAGGGGDAKFKAVFDDATLLNSGDDVRIAGVRVGQVEKVEVYDRNRAMVSFNLDRDRLPDGTQLYIRYRNLTGLRYLALERGAGDPARTVSQGHTFGLDEDDDSTHPPVNLTELFNGFRPLFQQLSADDVNKLTSEIIAVFDGQGGSITRLVSDTADLTNAIADKDKVIGELIGNLTKVLDTVNRNDEQFTSLLDNTEKLVTGLAAQRGSVGSAISSVSNLTSVTANILGATRPSIQGDIAGLKSLSDEINKRNEDIEETLTNLPVKLRKVGRAATFGSWFQFYLCGIDVVAGNGKSTLLTQPLVPLPDINHVLYTSAATRCWADEKPGG; this is encoded by the coding sequence ATGAGGTCGATAATCGCGCCCCTGGTCAAGCTGATCATCTTCGCGGTCGTCACCGTCGTGACGACCAGCCTGCTCGCGATCACCATCGCGAACGCCGGCGGCGGCGGAGACGCGAAGTTCAAGGCCGTCTTCGACGACGCCACCCTGCTGAACTCCGGCGACGACGTCCGCATCGCCGGCGTGCGAGTGGGACAGGTGGAGAAAGTCGAGGTCTACGACCGCAACCGGGCGATGGTCTCGTTCAACCTCGACCGCGACCGGTTGCCCGACGGGACCCAGCTCTACATCCGCTATCGCAACCTCACCGGCCTGCGGTATCTGGCGCTCGAACGCGGCGCCGGCGACCCGGCCCGGACCGTGTCGCAGGGTCACACGTTCGGGTTGGACGAGGACGACGACTCCACCCACCCGCCGGTCAACCTCACCGAGTTGTTCAACGGGTTCCGGCCGCTGTTCCAACAGCTGTCGGCCGACGACGTCAACAAGCTGACCTCCGAGATCATCGCGGTCTTCGACGGTCAGGGCGGCTCGATCACGCGGCTGGTCAGCGACACCGCGGACCTGACGAACGCGATCGCCGACAAGGACAAGGTGATCGGTGAGCTGATCGGCAACCTCACCAAGGTCCTCGACACGGTCAACCGCAACGACGAGCAGTTCACCAGCCTCCTCGACAACACCGAGAAGTTGGTGACCGGGCTTGCCGCGCAACGCGGTTCGGTAGGATCGGCGATCAGTTCCGTGTCGAATCTGACCTCGGTGACCGCGAACATCCTCGGTGCGACGCGCCCGTCGATCCAGGGCGACATCGCCGGACTGAAGTCGCTGTCCGACGAGATCAACAAGCGCAACGAGGACATCGAGGAGACGCTGACCAACCTCCCGGTCAAGCTGCGCAAGGTCGGCCGGGCCGCGACCTTCGGTTCCTGGTTCCAGTTCTATCTGTGCGGTATCGACGTCGTCGCCGGCAACGGCAAGTCGACGCTGCTGACACAGCCGCTGGTGCCGCTGCCCGACATCAATCACGTGCTCTACACCAGTGCGGCCACCCGTTGCTGGGCTGACGAGAAGCCAGGGGGGTGA
- a CDS encoding MlaE family ABC transporter permease has product MYEARKQLGRPLKVLDGAGEQMSFYGRTLAWMPKTLVHYTREVLRLLAEVAFGSGGLAVIGGTIGVMVLMSGFTGVVVGLQGYAALDQIGSQALTGFLSAYVNTREVAPLVAGLALSATVGCGFTAQLGAMRISEEIDALETMAVPSIPFLVSTRVIAGFIAVIPLYVLGLLSAYLASRVVTTVFNGQSGGSYDHYFNLFLPPADVLWSFGKVLVFAFVIILVHCYYGYYASGGPAGVGVAVGHAVRSALVLIAILDFFLGLAIWGTTTTVRVGG; this is encoded by the coding sequence ATGTACGAGGCCCGCAAACAGCTGGGCAGACCACTCAAGGTGCTCGACGGCGCCGGTGAGCAGATGTCGTTCTACGGCCGCACGCTCGCGTGGATGCCGAAGACGCTGGTGCACTACACCCGTGAGGTCCTGCGCCTACTCGCCGAAGTTGCCTTCGGCTCGGGCGGACTCGCGGTGATCGGCGGCACCATCGGCGTGATGGTGCTGATGTCGGGCTTCACCGGCGTCGTCGTCGGCCTTCAGGGTTATGCGGCACTCGACCAGATCGGGTCGCAGGCACTGACCGGCTTCCTGTCGGCCTATGTCAACACCCGTGAGGTGGCGCCTCTGGTGGCGGGCCTCGCCCTGTCCGCGACCGTCGGCTGTGGCTTCACCGCCCAGCTCGGCGCCATGCGCATCTCGGAGGAGATCGACGCCCTCGAGACGATGGCCGTGCCGTCGATCCCGTTCCTCGTGTCGACGCGCGTGATCGCCGGGTTCATCGCGGTCATCCCGCTGTACGTGCTCGGTCTGCTGTCGGCGTACCTGGCGTCTCGGGTGGTCACGACGGTCTTCAATGGACAGTCAGGCGGTTCCTACGACCACTACTTCAACCTGTTCCTGCCGCCGGCCGACGTGCTCTGGTCGTTCGGCAAGGTGCTGGTCTTCGCCTTCGTGATCATCCTGGTGCACTGCTACTACGGCTACTACGCATCGGGTGGACCCGCAGGTGTGGGCGTGGCCGTCGGTCACGCGGTCCGCTCGGCACTGGTCCTCATCGCGATCCTCGACTTCTTCCTGGGACTCGCGATCTGGGGCACCACGACGACGGTCAGAGTGGGAGGTTAG
- a CDS encoding MlaE family ABC transporter permease, translating to MTNATTRGVDRIAQAGTGALAQTGNIVQLFVDVARQTFVRPFQWREFIQQAWFIASVTILPTALIAIPFGAIVSLQTGSLIKQLGAESYTGAASVLVVIQQGSPLVTSLLIAGAAGSAVAADLGSRTIREEIDAMEVLGINPIQRLVVPRVLAMVLVAILLNGLVAVIGIGGGYFFNVVMQGGTPGAYLASFGALAQLPDLWVSTLKAAVFGVLAGVVAAYKGLNPKGGPKGVGDAVNQSVVITFLLLFLANLIITAVYLQIVPPKGS from the coding sequence ATGACCAATGCCACCACGCGTGGCGTCGACCGAATCGCGCAGGCCGGAACGGGCGCCCTAGCCCAGACCGGCAATATCGTTCAGCTCTTCGTCGATGTTGCACGCCAGACCTTTGTGCGCCCGTTTCAGTGGCGGGAGTTCATCCAGCAGGCGTGGTTCATCGCCAGTGTGACGATCCTGCCCACCGCCCTGATCGCGATTCCGTTCGGCGCGATCGTCTCCTTGCAGACGGGTTCGCTGATCAAACAACTCGGCGCCGAGTCGTACACCGGTGCGGCCAGCGTGTTGGTGGTCATCCAGCAGGGGTCACCACTCGTGACCTCGCTCCTCATCGCGGGTGCGGCCGGGTCGGCGGTTGCCGCCGACCTCGGTTCGCGCACCATCCGCGAGGAGATCGACGCGATGGAAGTGTTGGGCATCAACCCCATCCAGCGACTCGTGGTCCCGCGTGTGCTGGCCATGGTCCTGGTCGCGATACTGCTCAACGGTCTGGTCGCCGTCATCGGCATCGGTGGTGGTTACTTCTTCAACGTGGTGATGCAGGGCGGCACCCCGGGCGCCTACCTGGCGTCGTTCGGTGCCCTCGCCCAGCTGCCCGACCTCTGGGTGTCGACGCTGAAGGCCGCGGTCTTCGGTGTCCTCGCCGGCGTCGTCGCCGCCTACAAGGGCCTCAATCCCAAGGGCGGCCCGAAGGGTGTGGGTGACGCCGTCAACCAGAGCGTCGTCATCACATTCCTTCTGCTGTTTCTCGCCAATCTGATCATCACTGCGGTCTACCTGCAGATCGTCCCACCGAAGGGGAGCTAG